The Pyxidicoccus sp. MSG2 DNA segment GCTGGGCGGACAGGTGGTGGCCCAGGGCACGCCGGCGCAGGTGATGGCGAACGAGGACAGCGAGACGGGCGCGTACCTCTCCGGGCGGAAGGAAATCGAGATTCCGCAGCAGCGCCGCAAGCCGGACCCCAAGCGCAAGCTGGTGATTCAGGGAGCGACGGAGAACAACCTGAAGAATGTGGACGCGGAGATTCCGCTCGGCGTCTTCAGCGCGATTACCGGCGTGTCCGGCGCGGGCAAGTCCACGCTCATCAACGAAATCCTCTACCCCGCCCTGGCGCGGCACCTCTACGAGAGCCGCGAGTCGCCCGGCAAGCACAAGTCGATTCAAGGCTTCGAGCACCTGGACAAGGTCATCGACATCGACCAGCGCCCCATCGGCCGCACCCCGCGCAGCAACCCGGCCACGTACACCAAGCTGTTCGACAACATCCGCGAGGTGTTCGCGATGACGCCGGAGGCGCGCGCCTTCGGCTACGGGCCGGGCCGCTTCAGCTTCAACATCAAGGGCGGCCGCTGCGAGTCGTGCGAGGGCGACGGCGTGAAGCTGGTGGAGATGCACTTCCTCGCGGACGTGTACGTGCCCTGCGAGGTGTGCGCCGGCAAGCGCTTCAACGAGGCCACCCTCCGCGTGCGCTACAAGGGGAAGAACATCGCCGAGGTGCTCGACATGAGCGTGCGCGAGGCGATGGAGCACTTCGGCGCGCACAAGGACATCATGCGCGTGCTGCAGACGTTGCATGACGTGGGCCTGAGCTACATCCGCCTGGGCCAGCCCTCCCCCACCCTGTCCGGCGGCGAGGCCCAGCGAATCAAGCTGGCGCGTGAGTTGGCGCGCGTGGCCACCGGCCGCACGCTCTACATCCTCGACGAGCCCACCACGGGCCTGCACTTCGAGGACATCCGCAAGCTGTTGTCCGTGCTCAACCGGCTGGTGGAGGCGGGCAACAGCGTGCTCGTCATCGAGCACAACCTGGATGTCATCAAGAGCGCGGACTGGGTCATCGACCTGGGCCCCGAGGGCGGCGCGGGCGGCGGCAGGATTCTCGCCACGGGCACGCCCGAGCAGGTGGCTCGGGTGGAGGGCAGCCACACCGGCCGCTACCTGGGGCACGTGCTGACGAAGGCGCGCAGGGCCCGGGTGGGCCAGCGCGTGGACGGCCCCGCGGTGGAGCTGCAGGAAGCCAGCTGACGTCCGACCACACCGGCCGCCGCTTCCGTGACAATGGAGCGGGGGGCGGGGGTGCCTTCATTCACCCCCAACCCCCCGTCCACCTTGGAGGAATGGTGTCACGGGAGGGGTGTGGCTCAAGAAGTGAGACGTACAGCGAGTCACATGATATGGCTGTCTCAATTCCTGTCAAACGCGACACAACTAATCGAGTTGTATCGTGAAACAGCATCTGTATTGGAATTGCGTGCCCATGCTCGTGGGAGAATTCCGGTAGGGGTGCGGGTAAGCGTGCCGGGCGGGGGTGGAGTTGGGGCGGGGGGTTGGGTAGGGTTCGAATCCTTGTTTTCTGGGAGCCCCCACCTTCTGCCACGAGAGAGTACCCTGTCGCATGGCACAGCCCACCGCCGCCGCGCAGAGCAACAAGTTCCCCCCGCAAATCCCGTACATCATCGGCCAGGAGGCCTGTGAGCGGTTCAGCTTCTACGGGATGCGCGGAATCCTCACCGTGTTCCTGGCGGACTACCTGCTCCGGCAGACCGCGGGTGAGGGCGAGGACCGCGCCGCCCTCGCGAAGAGCTACTTCCACCTCTTCATGTTCGGCGTGTACTGGTTCCCGCTCGTGGGCGGGTGGCTCGCCGACCGGGTGTTCGGCAAGTTCAAGGTCATCCTCTGGCTGAGCCTGGTGTACTGCGCGGGCCACGCGTGCCTGGCGTTCTTCGAGAACGTGCCGCTGGGCTTCTACTTCGGGCTGCTGCTCATCGCGATGGGCTCGGGCGGAATCAAGCCGTGTGTCGCGGCGATGGTGGGGGACCAGTTCGACGAGTCCAACAAGCACCTCGTGAACAAGATCTTCTCCATCTTCTACTGGAGCATCAACCTCGGCTCGTTCTTCGCGGCGCTCTTCATCCCGGCCATCCTGGCGAAGTACGGGCCGTCGGTGGCGTTCGGCATTCCGGGCATCCTGATGTTCATCGCCACGGCCATCTACTGGCTGGGCCGCCGCCACTACGTGTTGGTGCCGCCCACGGGGAAGAACCCGCACTCGTTCTTCCACGTGGTCATGTCCGCGCTGTCGCCGAAGGGCGGGCGCGTGAAGGGCTCGCACTGGCTGGACGCCGCGCGGGCCGAGCACCCCGAGCCCGCCGTCGAGGGCGTCAAGGCGGTGCTCCGCCTCGTGCTGCTCTTCATCCCGGTGATGTTCTTCTGGATGATTTTCGACCAGAAGGCCTCGACGCTGGTGCTGCAGGCCAAGGCGATGGACCCGGTGGTGGGCCCCTTCACCTTCCAGCCGAGCCAGATTCAGCTCATCAACCCCGGCCTGGTGATGATTCTCATCCCGCTGCTCACGGTGGCGGTGTACCCGCTGTTCAAGCGCCTGGGCTGGGAGTTGACGCCGCTGCGCCGCATGCCGCTGGGCATGGTGCTGTGCGCGGCGTCCTACGTCATTGCCGGCTTCTTCCAGATCCGCATGGACGAGAAGGAGGTGCTCAACATCGCGTGGATGGTGCTGCCCTACGCGGTGCTGACGGTGGCGGAGATTCTGGTGTCCACCACGGGCCTGGAGTTCGCGTACACGCAGGCGCCCCGCGAGATGAAGAGCGTGGTGCAGTCGCTGTGGCTGGTGACGACGGCACTCGCGAACATCTTCGTGGCCTTCATCTCGGGCATCAAGGCGTTCCAGGGCCCGAGCCAGTTCTTCTTCTACGGCAGCCTCGCGCTGCTGGCGGGACTGATGCTCTGGCTCGTGGCGCGTAGGTTCCAGGTGCGCGACTACTTCCAGGCCGCGGCCCCCGTCCCCACCGGCGAGCACACCACGGCCGGAGCGACGGCCAAGACGGCGTAGCCCACCGCGCCCCGGCTCCGGAAGACGGGGCTGGGGGCTGCCGGTGCCGGGCGTCGGCCGCGAGCGACTGACGCCCGCCGCCCGGGGGTGCAGGGAAAACAAAAACGCCGGAGCCCCTCACGGGTGCTCCGGCGTTTTCGCTTCACGCGGAAGGTGGGGCGACTGGCGCCCCAACCGTCAGGCGTGGCTCAGGCCGCGGCCGCGGCGCCGCCCTGCGTGGTGGTGGCGGGCGCGGCGGGCTTCACCTCGTCCGTGCCGTGCATGAGCGCCTTCACCTTGCCGCTCAGCGCCCAGAGGAGGCCGCCGCCCAGCACGCCCACCGCGACGAGCGAGAGGAACACGTTGAACTCGCCCATCTGCTCACTGTAGCCGCCCACCACGCCGGACAGCTTGTTGGCCGCCGCGTTGGCGAGGAACCACACGCCCATCATCGCGCTGACCATCCGCGCCGGGGCGACCTTCGTCACCATGGAGAGGCCCACGGGGGACAGGCACAGCTCGCCCACGGTGTGGAAGAGGTAGGCCATGATGACCCACCAGGCGGCCGCCTTGCCCATCAGCGCGCTCTCGCGCGAGGCGCCCACCATGAAGAGGAAGCCCAGGCCCATGAAGATGAGGCCGAAGGCCATCTTCACCGCCACGTTCGGGTCCTTGCCGCGCGCGGCCAGCCGGCTCCAGAGCGCCGCCATGAGCGGGGCGAGCAGCACGATGAACGCGGAGTTGAAGTTCTGGAACCAGGTCGTGGGGATCTGCCAGCCGAACACGCCGCGGTCCACCTTCTGGTCCGTGTAGAGGTTCATCAGGCCGCCGGCCTGCTCGAAGCCCATCCAGAAGAGGACGACGAAGACGGCGATGATGAAGATGGAGATGACGCGGTCGCGCTCCTGCTTCGTCAGCGCGCCGGCCTGCGCCTCCGCCGCGCTCTGTCCCTTGTTCAGCACGTTGTTGCCCATGAACGCGCAGAACGCGAACACCGCGCCCGCGGCGATGAAGCGCACCAGCGTGGCCACGGACGTGTCCTCGGCGAGCGACGGCACCAGGGCCGCCAGGCCGTAGAAGACGACGACGGCGATGGTGATGGCCACCGCGTACATCCCCACCCGGCGCCAGGCCTCGCGGCGCTCCGCGTCCGTCTTCTGGGGCGTCAGGCCCACCTTGCCGAGCAGGTTGCGGCTCAGCGCGAGGAACGTGACGAGGCCCAGGAACATGCCCACGCCGGCGGCGCCGAAGCCCCAGTGCCAGCCGACCTTCTCACCCAGGGTGCCGCAGATGAAGTTGCCGAGCACCGCGCCCAGGTTGATGCCCATGTAGAAGATGGTGAAGGCGCCGTCGCGACGGCCGTCACCCTGCTCGTACAG contains these protein-coding regions:
- a CDS encoding POT family MFS transporter, whose translation is MAQPTAAAQSNKFPPQIPYIIGQEACERFSFYGMRGILTVFLADYLLRQTAGEGEDRAALAKSYFHLFMFGVYWFPLVGGWLADRVFGKFKVILWLSLVYCAGHACLAFFENVPLGFYFGLLLIAMGSGGIKPCVAAMVGDQFDESNKHLVNKIFSIFYWSINLGSFFAALFIPAILAKYGPSVAFGIPGILMFIATAIYWLGRRHYVLVPPTGKNPHSFFHVVMSALSPKGGRVKGSHWLDAARAEHPEPAVEGVKAVLRLVLLFIPVMFFWMIFDQKASTLVLQAKAMDPVVGPFTFQPSQIQLINPGLVMILIPLLTVAVYPLFKRLGWELTPLRRMPLGMVLCAASYVIAGFFQIRMDEKEVLNIAWMVLPYAVLTVAEILVSTTGLEFAYTQAPREMKSVVQSLWLVTTALANIFVAFISGIKAFQGPSQFFFYGSLALLAGLMLWLVARRFQVRDYFQAAAPVPTGEHTTAGATAKTA
- a CDS encoding peptide MFS transporter produces the protein MQATDAAGAARKGHPRGLYLLFFTEMWERMSYYGMRGLLVLFLTDKVAGWGWTTGNALSLYGTYTGLVYLTPIAGGYIADNLIGQRKAVVFGGTLMMIGHLLLALPGQAVFFTGLGFLIAGNGFFKPNISTMVGGLYEQGDGRRDGAFTIFYMGINLGAVLGNFICGTLGEKVGWHWGFGAAGVGMFLGLVTFLALSRNLLGKVGLTPQKTDAERREAWRRVGMYAVAITIAVVVFYGLAALVPSLAEDTSVATLVRFIAAGAVFAFCAFMGNNVLNKGQSAAEAQAGALTKQERDRVISIFIIAVFVVLFWMGFEQAGGLMNLYTDQKVDRGVFGWQIPTTWFQNFNSAFIVLLAPLMAALWSRLAARGKDPNVAVKMAFGLIFMGLGFLFMVGASRESALMGKAAAWWVIMAYLFHTVGELCLSPVGLSMVTKVAPARMVSAMMGVWFLANAAANKLSGVVGGYSEQMGEFNVFLSLVAVGVLGGGLLWALSGKVKALMHGTDEVKPAAPATTTQGGAAAAA